The region TGCGAGGCGACCCGGCGGGCCGCGAAGCTGGCGGGCCTGGAGTTCGCCCCGCTGCTCCAGGAGCCGACCGCGGCGGCCTGGGCGTACGGCGCGGCCGCTGCCGATGTGCCGGCCCGCGGCTTCTGGCTGGTGTACGACCTCGGCGGCGGCACCTTCGACGCGTCGGTGATCCAGATCGAGGACGGCGAGTTCAGCGTCGTCAACCACGCGGGCGACAACTTCCTCGGCGGCAAGCTGATCGACTGGATGCTGGTGGACGACGTGCTGATCCCCGCCGCCCGCGCCGAGGACGGGCTCGCGTCGCTGGAGCGGGCCGACCCGCGGCAGGCGGGCAATGTCGCCAAGCTCAAACAGGCCGCGGAGGACGCGAAGATCGAGCTGTCGCACTCCCCCGCCGCCGAGATCGACGTCCAGTTGACCGGTGACCGCGGCGAGTCGGTGGCCTTCGTGCACGAGATCGCCCGCGCGGACCTGGAGCGGCTGGCGATGCCGCTCTACCGGCGGTCGGTCGAGCTGTGCCGCCGGGCGCTGGCCGAGAAGGGGCTCGCCCCCGGCGACATCGAGCGGGTGCTGCTGGTCGGCGGCGCCACCCTCGCCCCCGCGCTGCGCGATCTGCTCGCCGACCCGGCCGGCGGTCTGGGCATCCGGCTCGACCACAGCCTGGACCCGGTCACGGTGGTGGCCCGCGGGGCGGCGGTCTTCGCCCGCACGCAGCGGCTGCCGCACACGTTCAAGAACGCCGCGGCCGAGGCCGGCGACGTGCTCCTGGACTTCGCGCACAAGCCGACCGGCCAGAGCAGCGACCCGCTGGTGGGCGGCACCGCGCGGACCGCGGACGGCGGGCCGCGGGACTGGAACGGCTGCACGGTCGAGTTCGTGGACGACGCCGAGGGCCGGCCGCAGTGGCGCAGCGGGCAGGTGCCGCTGGGCGCGGACGGCAGCTTCGCCACCCGCCTCAAGGCACGCGGCGCGCACAATTCGTACGCGATCGAATTCCGCACCGCCCAGGGCTCGTTCCTGCCGACCCGGCCGGACCGCACCGCCTACCAGCAGTTGGCGCTGGTGGGCGGCGACGCGACCATGAGCCATTCGGTCGGGGTGTGGGTGGAGGGCAACGAGGTCGCGTGGATCCTGCGCAAGGGCACGGAACTGCCCGCCAGCGGGCGGCTGGTGCTGGAGTCGACGGTGGATGTGCGGCGCGGCGGGCGGCAGGGGCTGATCCGGGTGCCGGTCGTGCAGGGCGAACGGGCCAGGGCCGACCGCAACCCGGTCGTCGGGCAGCTGGACATCAGCCCGGAGGAGATCTCCCGCGATGTGCCGCTGGGCAGCGAGATCGAGATCACCGTCGAGATCGACCAGAGCTTCCGCACCCGGGTGGACGCGTACATCCCCATCCTGGACGAGGAGTTCGAGATCGACGTCGAGCTGGCCAGGGACGCGCCCGACGTGGCGGAGCTGCGCCGGCAGAGCCGGGCGGTCGCGGCGCAGTACGCCACGCTGCGCAACCGGGCCGGCGCCTCGGACGCGGGGCGGGCGGCCGAACTGCTGGACGGTTTCGACGAGGACGGCGGAGTCGGCGGTATCGACCGCGAGCTGGAGTCCGCGGGGGTCGATCCGGACGGCGCCGCCATCGTCCAGGAACGGCTGCGGCAGGCCGAGACCGCGCTGGACGAGGCCGAGGAGGCGTTGAAGCTGCCGCAGCTGCTCCGGGCCGCGACCGAGGTGCGCGGCTGGGTCAGGGAGGCGGTGGACGAGCACGGCGATGTCGCGACGCGGCAGGAACTGGCGGGCGCCGAGCACCAGTTGGACGCGGCGATCGAGACGGGCGACCCGACGCTCGTGGAGCACGCGACCGATGTGGTGCGCGGAGTGGGCCTGCGGGTGCTGGACGCCGCCGACCAGTTGCCGGTGCTGCGCTTCGCCGCGCTGAAGGAGACCTTCGCCCGCAGCACGGAACCCCGGGTGCTCCGGCTGCTCCAGGAGGGCGCGGCGGCGCTGGCCGCGGACGACATCACCCGGCTGCGCCCGGTCGTCATCGACCTGGGACGGCTGGTCCCGTTCGACGCGGTCCGCACCGACGCCCCCGCGGACACCACCGTCCGGCGGCAGCGGTGAGCACCTCACTGAACCGCGGCGCCGGACCGTACAGGGGGCAGCCCGGCGCCGCACCCCGCCCGACCCCGCCGGACGCGGGCGGCGGACCGGACACGGGCGAGCCGACGGAGGCGGCCGACGTGCTGGCGGCGGCTGCCCGGGCCGCGCGCGGCGGCCGGTACGCCGAGGCGCGGCGGCTGCTGGACGGGCTCGGGGGCGGCGGCGCCGACGACCCGGCCGTCCTGGACCTGCTGGCGCGGATCCACGCGCAGTGCGGCGAATTCGCCGCGGCGGACGCCTGCTGGGCGCGGGTCCAGGACGCGGACCCGCGGCCCGCCGCCGCCACCGCGGCAGGAGCCGGGCGCCGCCGGATCGCCGCGCTCCAGGCGGGGCGCGGGCGCTCGTCCGCCGGGCGGCGGGTCGCGGCGGCGGCGCTGGTGGCCGCCGCCGCGGGTGCGGCGGTCGCCGGCACGCTGCTGCCGCGCACCACCGCCGACCCGGCGACCGGCGCCGACCTGGCCGCCGTACGGGCCGGGCAGGCCGCGTTGGCCGGGCGGCTCGACGCGCTGGGGACCCGGGTGGACACCGGACTGGGCGATCTGGCGTCGGCGTCTCCCGCGGCGCCGTCCCCGAGCGCCCTGCCGGGGCCCGACCTCGGCGGCCCCGGCCGTACGGTGTCGCGGCAGGGCGACGCGCTGGTCGTGGTCTTCGGCGAGGGGCTGTTCGGCCGGGACGACCGCCTCACCGCCGCCGGCGCCGACGCACTGGACGGCCTGGCCCGGCGGCTGCGGCAGGCGGGGGTGACCGGCCCGCTGGTGGTGACCGGCCACACCGACGACCGGCCGCTGCCGCGTACCGCCGCGGTCACCGACCGGGTCACCCTCGGCTTCGCCCGCGCGCAGGCGGCGGCCGAGCGGCTGTCGGCCGCGGGCGGCATCCCGCCGGGGGCGATCGGCATCCGCAGCACGGGCACCCTGCACCCGCCCTTCCCCGACGACTCGGCGGCCGACAGGGCCCGCAACAACACCGTCACCGTCCTGGTCGGAACACCGTGACCCGCCCCGGGAGGTGCCCGGCGAAAAGCCGGAGCTGACGGAGTGTCACGGGCGCCGCGAACCTCCACCGTCGCTACTCTGCGTGGCGATGCCCGCACGCAGGGACGCCGTGCCCCTGTGCGGCAGCCAGAGATTCGGAGGCAAGAAGCATGAAGACGCACAAGCGCTGGGCCGCGGGCCTGGGAGCCGTCGCGGTCGGCGCCGGGCTGGTGTCGGGCTCGTTCAGCCCGGCGATGGCCGACGACTCCGCGGGTGCGAGCCCGCGGGCGGTCGTCGCCCGGCAGTTCACGCTGCGGCTGGCGAGCAATCCCGGCCAGGTCGCGAACGTGCGGGGAGCGTCCACCGCGAACGACGCCCCGGTCGTCCAGTACCCCTGGACCGGCGCGGCCAACGAGCGCTGGGAGGCGGACTCGGCCATCGACGGCTACTACCGCTTCACGTCCGTCCACAGCGGCAAGTGCCTCAACGTCAGGGGCGGCGGCACCGCCGATGACGCCCCGGTCATCCAGTACACCTGTAGCGACGCCGACAACGAGCTGTGGAAGTTCGTGCCCAAGGGGATCGGCTACCAGATCGTGGTGAAGTCCAGCGGCAAGTGCCTCAACGTCAGGGGCGGTGTCGGGGTGGACAACCCGCTCATCCAGTACACCTGCACGTCCCAGGGCACGCCCAACGATGTGTGGCTGCCGGTCTGGGAGCCCGTCGAGCGCTGACCGCGAAGTCCTGCCGCCCACGCACAGTCACGCACGGTCACGCCCGCCTCGGCCGGGCGTCCGGCGACCGCGCCGGCGGGTCCTGGTCGGGACCCGCCGGCGCGGTGCCGCCCGGTCGGCGGCTCAGCGGCCGTGCGGCGCTCAGACCTTGCCGGTGCCGGCGCCCGCGCTCACCGTGGCGGCCACGGTGGAGGCGGACTCGGGCGACCAGCTGTAGGTCGGCTTGTACGAGGACGTCCGGGTGATGTCCGTCGTGGAGTTGTCGAAGATGTTGTCGGCCTGGTTCGCGTAGCCGTCCACGTCGCTGTCGCCCGTGGTGGTGATGGCGTCGGGGACGTTGGTGAACACATTGGCCTGGACGAAGACCTCGGCGCCCATCCGTGAGTGCACGCCGCTGTCACCGGCGTTCTGGAAGTAGTTGTTGAAGATGTGCGACTTCCCGAAACGCAGGCTGGGCAGACGGGAGTTGACGTTGGTGAACCAGTTGTGGCTGTACGTCACCCGCAGGTGGCCGGTGTCCTCCGAGGCGTTGTCGTCGGAGTGGCCGACCAGGCTCACCTTGTAGTGGTCGTGGAATTTGTTCCACGACACGCTGACGTTGTCGGCGGCGTGGGTGATGTCGAGCAGACCGTCGTAGTAGTCCTTGCCGTGGGTCTGGTCGGACGACAGGTCGTTGTGGTCGATCCAGACCTGCGTCGACTTCTGCACGGTGATCGCGTCGGTGCCGACCGCCTTGCTGATGACCAGGTTGCGGAGGATGACGTTCTGCGCGTTCTTCAGCCGGATGCCGCCGCCGGTGAGCCCGGAGTTCGAACCGACGCCGAGCACGGTGGTGTTGGACCCGACGTCGACCTGGCCGGACAGGGAGATGAGGCCGGATATCTTGACGACCTTCGCGGTGCTGCCGGTGACCGCCGACTTGAAGGCGGACAGGCTGCTCACGGTGGTGGCCGGCGCGGAACCGCCGCCGGTGGTGCCGGCCCCGTAGCCGACCGGGGACGACTCGAACGAGGCCGCCTGGGCCTGGCCCGCGCCGCTGACGGCGGGGACGACGGCCAGCGCCAGCGCGCCGAGCGCCGCCGCGGCGGTGAGGCCGGGGCCGCGGCGTAAGGCGGACACCCGGGGCAGGTGGGGGGAGGTGAGCTTCACGGTGGTGTTCCTCTCATCCGGAGGATTCCTGTGGGGGGTGCTGTCGCTGGGGGGTTCGGCGACAGCGGAGAGCAAGCGCTTTCTGTTAGAACAGGGTGCCCGGTGCACTCGGGCTCACGATCTGACAGTGCGCGAAAAGCGTCTATGAGGTGGGGGTTCACCGACGCGGTGGTACGTCTTCGCCGGCGACTCCAGGACGACGCCTAGCGTCGTATTCCCTAATATAGCAAGCGCTTGCCGTTCACGTCAATGCCCCTCGTGCACATATGTGACGCACCGGCCGCCGGGTCACAGCCGGCCCGCGCCGGCGCCGCCGTCGACGATGTGCGGCACGGAACGGGGGTCGTCGACGCGGGTGCGCAGGGTCGGGGTCCAGCCCGCGCCCCGGGCGATCGGGGTGGCGGGGTTGGCCGCGTTGAAGGCGCCGAGCAGATCGGCCGGGCGGCCGTTGACGTAGTTGTGGTCCTCGGTCATCGCGGTGCCCTTCCAGTAGGCGATGGTCCGGTCCGCGGTGACACCGGCCGGCAGGGTGAACGCGTTGTCCTGGGCGACGAGGTGGGACTGCGCCCCGACGCCGAGGCTGTAGACGTAGTCGGCCGCGTCGGTGACGTCGTAGTGGTTGTTGTAGGCGTCGACCTGGCCGAAGCGCACGCGTGGCGCGCGCTCGCCGATGTCCTGGAAGAGGTTGTGGTGCAAGGTGATGCGCAGCTTGCCCGCGTCGGTGGCGGCGGCGCCGTCGCTGTTGCCGAACAGCAGGGTCTTGTCGTGGTCGGTGAAGGCGTTCCAGGAGGCGGTGACGTAGTCGGCGCCCCTGACGACGTCGAGTTCGCCGTCGTGCTGCTGGTAGATACGGCCGAAGTACAGGGGCTGGCCGGCGTCGGGGCGGCGGCCGTCGGTGAAGGTGTTGTGGTCGACCCAGACGTGGGTGGACCCGGTGACGACGAGGTTGTCGTACTCGGAGTTCCAGTTGCCCGTGTCGCCGTCGGTGGGGTCCCACTGCGGGAAGCAGTCGAAGGCGTCCTCGAAGGCGAGGTTGCGGACGATGACGTTGTCGGAGCCGCTGACCTGGAGGTCCAGGCCCAGCAGCCTCGGGTGCCGGCCGACGCCGACGATGGTGGTGTGGGACCCGACCTTCAGCTCGACCCGGGCGGCCTGCGCGGCGGCCGACGCGGCACGCGCGTCCTCCAGCGGGCCGGCGGGCACCTGCCCGGTGCCCCAGACCGCGGGGTCGTAGGCGGCGAGGTAGGAGTCCAGGCGGTAGCCGCCGGTGGCGTAGTCGTCACAGGACAGCGGGGCGCCCGCGGCGTCCGTATTGCCGTCGATGGTCCCGGAGACCTGGATGATCTTGGGGGTGGCGCTGCCGCCGTCCAGGGCGGCGGCCAGCTCGGCGCGGTTGGTGACGGTGAAGACGTGCGCGTCGTCGGCGGCGGCGCCGCCGGTGGTTCCGCTGCCCTGCGAGGCCCAGCCGTCGCCGGCCGGCAGCGTTTGGCGGACGTGGCGCGGCAGCTTGGCGCCCGTGCCGCAGTGCGCGGGCGCGGCGGCGAGCATCAGGGGGGCGGCGGAGATCAGCATGGCGATCATCGGGACATGGCTCTTGCGCACTGCGGCTCCCGGGTGGGGTGAAGGGGTGAAGGAGAGGACGGCTTGGGGGGAACGGACGGGCCGCGGCGGGGCCGGCTCTCGCCGCGCCGGCCCCGCCGCGGGGCTCAGGGCTTGTTGTGCTCGGCGAAGTCGGCCTGGGCGGCGTTGAGTTTGCCGGCCAGCTCGTCCGCGAAATCCTTCGCGGTCATCCTGCCGAGCAGGACCTTCTGGAAATCGGGTTCCGTGTCGGCCTTCGTGATGGTGTTCCAGTCCGGCAGGTAGTAGGGGAACTGCACGATCTTGGTGCGGGGATCGTTCAGCGACTCCATCGCCGCCTTGGTGGGCTTGGCGTCGCTGATCCACTTGTCCTGCCCCGCACCGGTGTTGGCCGGGATGGCGCCGGCGGACTCGTTCCAGAGGCTGTTCATCGGCGCGGAGGCGGCGAATTCGATGAACTTCCAGGCGGCGGCCTTGTTCTTGCCCGCCTTGAACATCCCCAGGCCGTCGACCGGGTTGGAGACGATGGTCCGCACCCCGCCGTCCTGCGAGGGCGGCAGGGGTATGCCGTCGACCTTGTCCTTGCCGAAGGCCTTGATGTGGTCGTTGTACGAGCCGAGGTTGTGCTGGAGCATGCCGACGCTGCCGTGGTCGAACTCCGCGACCATGTTCACGAAGTCGTTGTTGAGGTCGGCCTCGGGGGTCGCCTTCTTGTACAGGCCCGTGTACTTCTCCAGCGCGGCGACGTTCTTCGGGTCGTTGACGGTGGTCCTGTCGCCGTTCCAGAAGTTCTCGATGCCGGACTGGGCGTACATCATCTCCAGGGCCTGGGCGATCGAGCCCTTGCCGCCGCGCAGGGTGAAGCCGAACTTGTTGCCCGCCGCGTCGGTGAGGGCAGCGGCGGCCCGGTAGAACTCCGCCCAGGTGGTGGGCGGTTGCAGGCCCGCGGCGGCGAAGAGGTCGGTGCGGTACCACAGGGTGCCCTGGTTGGCGGAGGTCGGGACCTCGTACATCTCCTTGCCCCGGCCGCCCGCCGCCTGGACGCCGGAGACCATGCCGGTGACGAGCCTGCCCTTGAGACCGCCCGCGTCGATACGGTCGCCGAGCGGTTCCAGCGCGTTCTGCGCGACCATGTTGGCCAGATACGCCGTGCCGACGCCGCCGACGTCGGGCAGGCCGCCGCCCGCGATGGCGGTGTCGTACTTCTTCTGCACATCGGCGATCGGGATGCCGACGTACTCGACGTCGATGTCGGGGTACTTCTTCTCGAACGCGGCGATGATCTGCTTCCAGACGTCGGTGCGCACACCGCCGTTGTTGTCCCAGAAGACGATCTTCCCCTTGCCGCTGCCCTCGCCTCCCGAGGCGCCGCCGCCGCCGGAGTCACCGCAGGCGGTGGCGGTCAGGGCGAGTGCTGCGGCGAGGACGATCCCGGCGGCCGGCCGGGCTCTGCGCTGTCGGTGCTGCTGCGGTCGTGGCATGGCGGCTCTTTCGGTTGTCGGAATCATCGGGTGGTACGGGCGGCGAGCGCGGCGGCCTGGCCGGGTCCGAGCCGGCCGTCGGCGACGGCGGTGACGACCCGCCGGGTGAGGGTGCCGCCCGCGGGTACGGTCAGCGGGCTGCGCCAGGCCAGTGCGGGCCCGACGCCGGGGTATTCGCGGGTCCTGACGAACCAGGGGTCGGCGGCGCGCAGCACGAGCGTCCAGTGCTCGCCGGCCAGCGCGAGCCATTCGGCCCTGCGGCCGTGGACGGCGTCCTCCCCCGCAGCGTCCTTGGTGAAGACCAGCGGCGGTGTCCCGGTGCGGGGCGCGCGCCAGAAGAAGCCGCCGTATCCGGCGCCGGGGCGGCCGTTGGTGGCGGGGCTGCCGATCCGCAGCGGTCGCGCGGTGGTGTTGGTGAGCGTGAAGGCGAGGTCCAGCTCCCACGCGGTGGCCGTCAGCTGCCGGACGTGCAGGGTGCGCCGCTCGTGCAGCAGTCGGCCGCCGGCGGCGGTCCAGGCCAGCTCCTCGGTGAAGCCGTCGTCCGCCCGCCGGGTCCAGCGCAGATGGCGCTGCTCGCCGTGGTTGTCCAGTTCGGTCGGCCCCTGGTCGCGCACATAGGTCCTGCCGCCCCAGAAGTTCCGCCCGGCCACGTCGGGCACCGCGATGCCCGCGCCGAGGTGGTGGCGGTGGTCGGCGGGCATCAGCTCGGTGACGACGGTGCCGCCCAGGGTGGTCAGCGGGTGCAGGTACGGGCGCGGGGACAGCCGTCCCTGGACGTCGGGCCGGTGGACGTAGCTGCCCACCTGCCGGTCGCCGCAGCGCAGCGGCACGGCGGCGGTCACCGGTGCGCCGCCGTCCGCCGTACGGTCCCGGCCCAGGGCGCGCCCAGCTCGCCGAAGGTCGCCAGGCGCTCCGCCGCGGCGGTGACCAGCTCGTCGACGCCGTGCACCACCCGGCGGTGGGAGCGCTCCCCCGGGACGGCACGCCAATGGCAGCCGGGGACCGCCTGCGGGTCGTCCGCGGTGCGTACCGCCTCGACGACCCGCATGAAGGCGCCGGTGGCCTGCGGAGGGACCAGCAGGCCGGCGCCGTCGGCGCGGTGCGCGAGCAGGTTCTCCAGCAGGTCGGTGCGGCCGAAGACCTGCTCGTCGGGGCCGTGCCCGGCCCGCTGGAGCAGCACCCGGTCCTGCTTGAACCACAGCGTGATCCGGCCCCTGCTGCCGTGCACCACGACGTACGGTTCCGCCGCCGCCGCCGCGCACAAGGTGGCGGCCACCACGATCGTGGTACCGCGGGCGGTGCGGATCCGGACGCAGGAGGTGTCGTCGGACTCGATGTCGTGGGCGCGGAAGAGCTCGGTATCGATCGAGGCGACGTCCTGCTCGCGGCTGCTGCCGTCCAGGTGCAGCGCGGTGGCGACCGCGTGCGCGAGCGGATTGGTCAGCACGCCGTCGACCACGTCGGTGCCGGCCAGGATGCGCCGTCCCGACCAGGCGGCGCGGCTGAAGTAGTGCTCCTCGCGCACCCAGTTGCCGGCCGCGCCGATGCCGCGCAGCTCCCCCACCGCGCCGTCCTCGATGAGCGCGCGGACCGCGGTGACGGCGTGCGAGCCCAGCGACTGGAAGCCGATCTGGCAGGCCCGGCCGCTGCCGGCGAACCCGGCGGCGAGCCGCCGGTATGCGGCGAGGGAGGGCGCGGGCGGCTTCTCCAGCAGGACGTCGGCGCCGCCGGCCGCGGCGGTCAGCGCCAGGTCGGTGTGGGTGTGGATCGGGGTGCAGACGATCGCCGCGCGGGCGCCGGTGCGCTCGATCAGCTCGCCGAGGTCCCGGCCCTGCTCGGGCCGGCCGAGCCGGGTCAGCGCGGCGGCCTCCAGCGGCCGGACGTCGCAGACCCCGGCCAGCCGTACGACGCCGCGGGCGGTGAGGCGGCGCAGGTTGTCCAGGTGCCAGTGGCCGTGTCCGCGCCCGCCGGCCAGCACGACCGGCACCGGGCCGCGGCGGGGCGCCGCCGCGGGGCTGCCGCTCATGCCGCTCACCCCTTCACCGCGCCCGCGCTGAAGCCGGTGATCAGCCACTTCTGGATGAAGGCGAAGACGACCACCACGGGCACCGCCGCGATGACCCCGCCCGCGGCCAGCGCGCCCAGGTCGACGCTGTCGGCGCCGATGAGGGTGTTGAGGCCGACCGGGATCGTCTGCTTGTCCTGCTCGCTGAGGAACATCAGCGCGAACAGGAAGTGGTTCCAGCTGTGCACGAAGGCGAAGGAGCCGACGGCGACGAGGCCGGGCCGCAGCATCGGCAGCACGACGGCGAAGAAGGCGCGCAGCCGGGTGCAGCCGTCGACCCAGGCGGCCTCCTCCAGCGCCTCGGGTATGCCTTTGATGAAGCCGCTCAGCAGGATGACCGACAGCGGCAGCTGGAAGACGGTCTCCGAGATGACCACGCTCCACAGCGAGTTGATCAGCTGCAGGTGCCGGAAGATCTGGAAGAGCGGGACGAGCATCAGCGCGCCGGGGACGAACTGCGAGCACAGCAGGGCGATCAGGAAGGCGTTCCTGCCCCTGAAGCGGAAGCGGGCCAGCGCGTATCCGCCGCTGAGCGCGACCACGGTGGTGGCGATCAGGGTGGCGACGCCGACCAGCATGCTGTTCTGGAAGAAGATCCCGAAGGACCGGTCGTTCCAGACCTTGTCGAAGTGCGCGCCGGTGGCCGGCCACGGCAGCAGCGAGGTGGAGCCGTCGGGGCGTACCGCGAAGAGCAGCATCCAGTAGAAGGGGACCAGGGTGAACAGCAGGTACAGGCCCAGCGGCAGGTAGATCTGCCAGCGCGGCGGCCCGCCGGCCGGTCCGCGTCCGCGGCGCCGGCCGGTGCCGGGGCGGGGGACGGCGGCGGACGGCACGAGGGCGCCTTCCTCGACGAGTGCGGCGGTCATGCGCGGTCGCCTCCGAATTTGCTCAGGCGCAGGTAGAGGACGGAGAAGAACAGCAGGATCACGAAGGCGACGGTGGTCAGCGCCGACGCGTAGCCGAAGTCGTGTCCGTCGAGGCCGGTGTTGGCGACGTAGAGCGGCAGTGTGGTGGTCTGGCCGGCGGGGCCGCCGCCGGTCAGGGTGTAGAGCAGGTCGACGTTGTTGAACTCCCAGACCGCCCGCAGCAGGGTGGACAGCACGATCGCGTCCTTGAGGTGCGGCAGGGTGATGTGGAACAGCTGCCGCAGCCGGCTCGCGCCGTCGACGGACGCCGCCTCGTACAGTTCGCCGGGGATCGACTGGAGGTCGGCGAGCAGCAGGATCGCGAAGAAGGGGACACCGCGCCACAGTTCGGCGAGCGCGGCGGCCCAGAAGACGGTGTGCGGGTCGGACAGCACCGAGTGGCCGTAGGAGCCGATACCGGCGTCGGCGAGGTAGCGGGTCATGCCCGTCGAGGGGTTGTAGAGCAGCATCCAGATGGTGGTGGTCAGCACACCGGAGACCGCCCACGGCGAGAAGACCAGCGCGCGCGACAGGCCGCGGCCGATGAAGGTCTGGTTGACCAGCAGCGCCAGGGCCAGGCCGATGACCAGTTGCAGGCCGATCTCGACCACGACCCAGCGCAGGCTGAAGCCGAGGCTCTGCCAGAACCGCGGGTCGTCGGTGAAGACCCGGGTGAAGTTGGACAGGCCCGCGAAGCCGTTGCGCCAGGGTTTGGTGACGTTGTAGTCCTGCAGGCTGTAGTAGAGGACGCTGACCATCGGGTAGGCGATGAAGCCGAGCATCAGCAGGGCTGCCGGGGCTATCAGCAGATACGGCAGGCGCCGGGTGCGCCGTCCTGGGTTCTTCGCCACGGCGATGGCCATGACCGGGGCTCCTTCGTTGCGAAAGGGCGTGTGCCGGGGAGTTCGGCCGCCCGGACGGACAGGTGGGCGGCCTGGGTCAGCCCGCGTAGGGTTCCGGGACCCGGCCGGGCGCGGCCAGGAAGCGGAAGTCGCAGCCGGTGTCGGCCTGGGTGATCTGTTCCTGGTAGAGCGCGCCGTAGCCGCGGCCGTAGCGGGGCTCGGGCGCCCGCAACCCGGCCCTGCGGCGGTCGAGTTCGGCGTCCGGGACCTCCAGGCGCAGGGCGCGGGCCGGCACGTCGAGGGTGACCGGGTCGCCGGTGCGGACCAGGGCGAGCGGGCCGCCGACGTAGGACTCGGGGGCGATGTGCAGGACGCAGGCGCCGTAACTGGTGCCGCTCATCCGGGCGTCGGAGATCCGCACCATGTCGCGGACTCCCGCTTTGAGCAGGTGGTCGGGGATCGGGAGCATGCCGTACTCGGGCATGCCGGGGCCGCCGAGCGGGCCGGAATTGCGCAGCACCAGCACGCTGTCCGCGGTGATGCCCAGATCCGGGTCGTTGATGGTGGCCTGCAGCGTCCGGTAGTCGTCGAAGACCACGGCGGGCCCGGTGTGGGTGAGCAGCCGCGGCTCGGCGGCTATGTGCTTGATGACGGCGCCGTCCGGGCACAGGTTGCCGCGGAGCACGGCGATCCCGCCCTCGGCGGCCAGCGGGTCGGCGGCGGTGCGGATCACGTCGTCGTTGTGCACGGCCGCGCCGGCCAGCTGCTCGCGCAAGGTGGCGTGGCCCGCGGTGGGGCGGTCCAGGTGCAGCAGTCCGGTGATCCGGGACAGCAGTCCGGGCAGGCCGCCGGCGAAGTGGAAGTCCTCCATGAGGTACCGGCCGCCGGGGCGTACGTTGGCGAGCACCGGGACCGTACGCGCCAGCCGGTCGAAGTCGTCCAGGGTGAGCCGGACCCCGGAGCGGCCGGCCATCGCGATGAGGTGGATGACGGCGTTGGTGGAGCCGCCCAGGGCCAGCACGGTGGTGACGGCGTCCTCGTACGCCTCGGGGGTGAGGATCGCGGAGGGCCTCAGGTCGCGCAGCACCAGGTCCACGACGCGCAGGCCGCTCGCCGCCGCCATCCGCTCGTGGGCGGAGTCGACCGCGGGGATCGAGGACGCGCCGGGCAGCGTCATGCCCAGGGCCTCCGCTGCGGCGGTCAGCGTGGAGGCGGTGCCCATCGTCATGCAGTGGCCGGCGGAACGGGCGAGACCGTTCTCCAGTTCGGCCAGCTCGCAGTCGCCGATCAGGCCCGCGCGCTTGTCGTCCCAGTATTTCCACATGTCGGTGCCCGAGCCCAGCACCTCGTCGCGCCAGTGCCCGGGCAGCATCGGCCCCGCGGGCACGAAGACGGCCGGCAGGTCGGCGCTCGCGGCTCCCATCAGCAGCGCGGGGGTGGTCTTGTCGCAGCCGCCGAGCAGGACCGCGCCGTCCACCGGGTAGGAGCGCAGCAGCTCCTCGGTCTCCATCGCCAGCAGGTTGCGGTAGAGCATCGGGGTGGGCTTCTGGAACGTCTCGGAGAGGGTGGCGACCGGGAATTCCAGCGGGAAGCCGCCGGCCTGCCACACCCCGCGCTTGACGGCCTGGGCGCGGTCGCGCAGGTGGCTGTGGCAGGGGTTGATGTCCGACCAGGTGTTCAGCACCGCGATCACCGGCTTGCCCAGGTGCTCCTGGGGCAGGTAGCCGAGCTGCCGGGTCCTGGCCCGGTGGCTGAAGGCGCGCAGGCCCTCGCCCTCGTACCAGTGGCTGCTGCGCAGCGCGGGCGGGCGGGCCGCTCTGTCCTCGCTCACAGTCCCCAGCCCTCCACCGCGGCGGCGACCTCGGCCCGCCGGGCCCGCGGCAGCGCGCTGCTGGGCGGCCGTACTTCGCGGCGGCACAGGCCGAGCGCCGCCAGCGCCTCCTTGACCACGGTCACGTTGTCGGCGGACTGGCGGGCCGCGCGCAGGTCCTCGAACGCGCGGATCTGCTCCCAGACCTTCATGGCGCCCG is a window of Streptomyces sp. NBC_01477 DNA encoding:
- a CDS encoding carbohydrate ABC transporter permease, which encodes MAIAVAKNPGRRTRRLPYLLIAPAALLMLGFIAYPMVSVLYYSLQDYNVTKPWRNGFAGLSNFTRVFTDDPRFWQSLGFSLRWVVVEIGLQLVIGLALALLVNQTFIGRGLSRALVFSPWAVSGVLTTTIWMLLYNPSTGMTRYLADAGIGSYGHSVLSDPHTVFWAAALAELWRGVPFFAILLLADLQSIPGELYEAASVDGASRLRQLFHITLPHLKDAIVLSTLLRAVWEFNNVDLLYTLTGGGPAGQTTTLPLYVANTGLDGHDFGYASALTTVAFVILLFFSVLYLRLSKFGGDRA
- the araD gene encoding L-arabinonate dehydratase, producing the protein MSEDRAARPPALRSSHWYEGEGLRAFSHRARTRQLGYLPQEHLGKPVIAVLNTWSDINPCHSHLRDRAQAVKRGVWQAGGFPLEFPVATLSETFQKPTPMLYRNLLAMETEELLRSYPVDGAVLLGGCDKTTPALLMGAASADLPAVFVPAGPMLPGHWRDEVLGSGTDMWKYWDDKRAGLIGDCELAELENGLARSAGHCMTMGTASTLTAAAEALGMTLPGASSIPAVDSAHERMAAASGLRVVDLVLRDLRPSAILTPEAYEDAVTTVLALGGSTNAVIHLIAMAGRSGVRLTLDDFDRLARTVPVLANVRPGGRYLMEDFHFAGGLPGLLSRITGLLHLDRPTAGHATLREQLAGAAVHNDDVIRTAADPLAAEGGIAVLRGNLCPDGAVIKHIAAEPRLLTHTGPAVVFDDYRTLQATINDPDLGITADSVLVLRNSGPLGGPGMPEYGMLPIPDHLLKAGVRDMVRISDARMSGTSYGACVLHIAPESYVGGPLALVRTGDPVTLDVPARALRLEVPDAELDRRRAGLRAPEPRYGRGYGALYQEQITQADTGCDFRFLAAPGRVPEPYAG